Proteins from one Gammaproteobacteria bacterium genomic window:
- a CDS encoding dihydrodipicolinate synthase family protein, protein MTGAAVYRGVFPIVPTPFDDAGVLDLNSQRRVLDCMIDQGVDGLCIIANYSEQFLLSDAERDQLMRVCLEYVGRRVPVIVTCSHFSTQVVEDRCRTAADLGADMIMLMPPYHGVGLQADEAAVIEHFDRAANAGGIPIMVQDAPLSGVQLPVRLLARMAQSIPLLQYFKIETPQAAGKLRALIAQGGDDIVGPFDGEEGITLMADLDAGATGTMCSALIPDLIRPVLEAHQVGDREAAAQHYQRILPLINYENRQCGLRATKAVMKEGGVIHSDHVRHPLAPLDPTTRTGLLELARQFEPLALRWGL, encoded by the coding sequence ATGACAGGAGCGGCAGTTTACCGGGGTGTGTTCCCTATTGTCCCGACCCCCTTCGACGATGCCGGGGTACTCGACCTCAACAGCCAGCGCCGGGTTCTCGACTGCATGATCGATCAGGGCGTCGATGGGCTTTGCATTATCGCCAACTATTCCGAGCAGTTCCTGTTGAGCGATGCTGAGCGAGACCAGCTGATGCGTGTCTGCCTCGAGTATGTTGGCCGCCGCGTGCCAGTCATCGTCACTTGTTCGCATTTTTCGACACAGGTGGTCGAGGACCGGTGCCGCACTGCGGCAGATCTAGGTGCCGACATGATCATGCTGATGCCACCTTACCACGGTGTCGGACTGCAAGCAGACGAAGCGGCGGTTATTGAACACTTCGACCGAGCTGCCAATGCAGGCGGAATCCCGATCATGGTGCAAGATGCACCGCTTTCCGGCGTCCAGTTGCCGGTACGGTTGCTGGCTCGGATGGCCCAGTCGATCCCGCTGCTTCAGTACTTCAAGATCGAGACACCACAGGCCGCTGGAAAACTGCGTGCACTGATTGCCCAGGGTGGTGATGACATCGTCGGTCCATTTGATGGTGAAGAAGGCATCACCCTGATGGCCGACCTGGACGCAGGTGCTACCGGAACGATGTGTTCAGCGCTGATTCCGGACTTAATTCGCCCGGTACTGGAAGCACACCAGGTGGGTGATCGCGAGGCTGCGGCGCAGCACTATCAGAGGATCCTTCCTCTGATCAATTATGAGAACCGGCAGTGTGGCTTGCGTGCAACCAAGGCCGTCATGAAAGAAGGGGGGGTAATCCATTCAGATCACGTGCGCCATCCCCTGGCACCGCTCGATCCTACGACACGCACCGGTTTGCTGGAACTTGCTCGTCAATTCGAGCCACTGGCACTGCGCTGGGGTCTTTGA